The Flaviramulus sp. BrNp1-15 genome has a window encoding:
- a CDS encoding GNAT family N-acetyltransferase, which yields MKINEVELDNPVWNALTDTHIKECIDYGNVKFYHPHFAPFGAFINDSDTSNAIKEYSKLTKDFFIVGNKPKMPKDFKAAVRYVGYQMIIYEPLQIPINQEIVKLNKSHYEQLIDLVKLVYPHFFKAKTNELGTYYGIFKNGKLIAVTGERFQSKNFIEISAVITHPDHVGKGYAKQLITHTSNEIFKKNKTPYLHVDVNNLGPIALYKKLGFKIRREMEYWRISC from the coding sequence ATGAAAATAAATGAAGTTGAGTTGGACAATCCGGTTTGGAATGCCTTAACAGACACCCATATTAAAGAGTGTATAGATTATGGCAATGTGAAGTTTTATCATCCACATTTTGCCCCTTTTGGTGCTTTTATAAATGATTCAGACACATCTAATGCTATAAAAGAATACTCAAAATTAACCAAAGACTTTTTTATTGTTGGCAATAAGCCTAAAATGCCAAAAGATTTTAAAGCTGCTGTAAGGTATGTTGGCTATCAAATGATTATTTACGAGCCCTTACAAATACCTATTAACCAAGAAATTGTAAAGCTAAACAAATCACATTACGAACAATTAATAGATTTGGTTAAACTTGTGTATCCTCATTTTTTTAAGGCCAAAACAAATGAGTTAGGAACATACTATGGTATTTTTAAAAATGGAAAACTTATAGCTGTTACAGGAGAGCGTTTTCAATCCAAAAATTTTATTGAAATAAGTGCGGTAATTACGCATCCAGACCATGTTGGAAAAGGTTACGCAAAACAGTTAATCACGCATACTTCTAACGAAATATTTAAAAAAAATAAAACACCTTATTTACATGTAGATGTAAACAATTTAGGCCCCATTGCCTTGTACAAAAAATTAGGGTTTAAAATTAGGAGAGAAATGGAATATTGGAGGATAAGTTGTTAA
- a CDS encoding DUF3379 domain-containing protein, producing MARDIRELFKDDKIAHEKMPENHQDRFLKKLDESLPVTKRSTFLWMQIAASVVVLLGLSYGAFKFFQPQTGDLPTEVVATNTVETKTLGDISPGLKKVEDYYLASINLELSKMTYTTETKELFDDYLEQLDKLDKEYKRLLVDLTESGPSELTVNALIDNLKFRLNLLYRLRSQLKELNTSDEGVTQSI from the coding sequence ATGGCACGAGACATTAGAGAGTTATTTAAAGATGATAAAATAGCACACGAGAAGATGCCAGAAAATCATCAAGATCGATTTCTTAAAAAACTGGATGAATCTCTTCCCGTAACAAAACGCTCAACATTTCTATGGATGCAAATTGCAGCTAGTGTTGTGGTGCTTTTAGGTTTAAGTTATGGTGCTTTCAAATTTTTTCAACCGCAAACAGGTGATTTACCAACAGAAGTAGTTGCAACTAATACTGTTGAAACTAAAACTCTAGGCGATATTTCGCCAGGGCTAAAAAAGGTAGAAGACTATTATTTGGCAAGTATTAATTTAGAGTTATCTAAAATGACTTATACCACAGAGACTAAAGAGTTATTTGACGACTATTTAGAACAATTAGACAAACTTGATAAAGAGTATAAACGCTTATTAGTTGATTTAACAGAATCTGGACCTAGTGAGTTAACTGTAAATGCATTAATTGATAATTTAAAATTTCGTTTAAACCTTTTGTATCGATTAAGATCGCAGTTAAAAGAATTAAACACTTCTGATGAAGGAGTAACACAATCAATCTAA
- a CDS encoding RNA polymerase sigma factor: MFKVDIIEQCKQNNRKAQLQLYNQYCDGMYIVAKRFLKDAADAEDVVQEAFIKAFTKLHQYKAEVTFGAWLKRIVINKSIDFLKSKKQQLVELEEVHLKVVDTPKDDKWLVEDTITLNDVKEAINKLPDKYQYVVMLYLIEGYDHQEIAEILNISEVASRTQLSRGKVKLQELLTLKKNGTRH; encoded by the coding sequence ATGTTTAAAGTTGACATTATTGAACAATGTAAACAAAACAACCGCAAAGCACAATTGCAGTTATACAACCAGTACTGCGATGGTATGTATATAGTTGCTAAACGGTTTTTAAAAGATGCTGCTGATGCTGAAGATGTGGTACAAGAAGCTTTTATAAAAGCGTTTACTAAACTACATCAATATAAAGCTGAAGTTACTTTTGGGGCATGGTTAAAACGTATTGTTATTAATAAAAGTATCGACTTTTTAAAATCTAAAAAACAACAGCTTGTTGAGTTAGAAGAGGTGCACCTAAAAGTAGTTGATACACCTAAAGATGACAAATGGTTAGTAGAAGATACAATTACATTAAACGATGTAAAAGAAGCAATTAATAAATTACCAGATAAGTATCAATATGTTGTTATGCTCTATTTAATTGAAGGTTATGACCATCAGGAAATAGCTGAGATTTTGAACATCTCAGAAGTAGCATCACGAACACAATTATCAAGAGGTAAAGTAAAATTACAAGAACTGTTAACACTAAAAAAGAATGGCACGAGACATTAG
- a CDS encoding DUF2911 domain-containing protein produces MNTFLKRILIILSVIALGLFLYSTLVENIFAKRLSPKDTVKFELNDLKLRVFYNRPFKKNREIFGALVPYNQVWRTGANEATTFETNKDLEVGNMHLASGKYTLWTVPKDSVWTVIFNSKQYSWGVNAEMKPMWDPNYDVVSIEVPVQELDKTVEQFTIAFDNSTDNLFLTMAWDDIKVAVPLK; encoded by the coding sequence ATGAACACCTTTTTGAAACGCATTTTAATTATTCTATCCGTTATAGCATTAGGCTTATTTTTGTATTCAACATTAGTTGAAAATATTTTTGCAAAACGACTGAGTCCTAAAGACACTGTAAAATTTGAGTTGAATGATTTAAAACTTAGAGTATTTTACAATAGGCCTTTTAAAAAGAATCGTGAAATTTTTGGCGCTTTAGTTCCATACAATCAAGTATGGCGTACTGGTGCAAATGAGGCGACAACTTTTGAAACTAATAAAGACTTAGAAGTTGGTAATATGCATTTAGCCTCTGGAAAATATACACTTTGGACAGTACCAAAAGATTCGGTTTGGACTGTTATTTTTAACTCAAAACAATACTCTTGGGGTGTTAATGCTGAAATGAAACCCATGTGGGATCCTAATTATGATGTAGTAAGTATTGAAGTTCCTGTGCAGGAATTAGATAAAACCGTAGAACAATTCACTATAGCTTTTGATAACTCAACCGATAACCTGTTTTTAACCATGGCTTGGGATGATATTAAGGTGGCTGTACCGCTTAAATAA
- the meaB gene encoding methylmalonyl Co-A mutase-associated GTPase MeaB, with translation MSKKNKSALEEKKGVSVSEITNATSIKSIKDKRKAEIDTDSLTKSILNKDITALSRAITLVESKNPKHLDKANTILKNCLPHANNSIRIGITGVPGVGKSTFIETFGKHLTSLGKRVAVLAIDPTSSITKGSILGDKTRMEDLVKDENAFIRPSASGESLGGVARKTRESIILCEAAGFDVIIIETVGVGQSETTVHSMVDFFLLLKLAGAGDELQGIKRGIIEMADAIAINKADGDNLKRAKLAKVEFNRALHLYPEKSSEWQPKVTVCSAIKNEGIDTIWEIILEYIDLTSNNNYFNQKRNDQNKYWLIQTIEEQLKSEFFNTPKIKKALSEQLKLIENNKTTPFAAADYLLKLK, from the coding sequence GTGTCCAAAAAAAACAAATCAGCATTAGAAGAAAAAAAAGGTGTTTCTGTATCAGAAATAACTAATGCAACTTCTATTAAATCAATTAAAGATAAACGCAAAGCGGAAATTGATACAGATTCGTTAACTAAATCTATTTTAAATAAAGATATTACAGCATTAAGTAGAGCCATTACACTTGTAGAAAGTAAAAACCCAAAACATTTAGATAAAGCCAACACGATTTTAAAAAACTGTTTACCTCATGCAAATAATTCCATACGAATAGGTATTACAGGAGTTCCAGGCGTTGGAAAAAGTACATTTATAGAAACTTTTGGTAAACACTTAACCTCTTTAGGAAAACGTGTTGCTGTTCTTGCTATAGACCCTACCAGTTCTATTACAAAAGGGAGTATTCTGGGAGATAAAACCCGAATGGAAGATTTAGTAAAAGACGAAAATGCTTTTATTAGACCTTCGGCTTCTGGAGAATCTCTGGGAGGTGTTGCTCGTAAAACCAGAGAATCCATTATTTTATGTGAAGCTGCTGGTTTTGATGTAATTATTATAGAAACGGTGGGCGTGGGACAAAGTGAAACCACCGTACACAGTATGGTAGATTTCTTTTTACTTTTAAAACTTGCTGGAGCTGGTGATGAACTACAAGGTATAAAACGTGGTATCATAGAAATGGCTGATGCTATTGCCATAAACAAAGCAGATGGTGATAACTTAAAACGTGCAAAACTAGCTAAAGTAGAATTTAATAGAGCGCTTCACCTCTACCCTGAAAAATCATCAGAATGGCAACCAAAAGTAACGGTTTGCAGTGCTATAAAAAATGAAGGTATTGATACTATTTGGGAGATTATTTTAGAATATATTGACTTAACTTCTAATAATAATTACTTTAACCAAAAACGGAATGATCAAAATAAATATTGGCTTATTCAAACTATAGAAGAGCAATTAAAATCAGAATTTTTCAATACGCCAAAAATTAAAAAGGCATTATCTGAACAACTAAAACTTATTGAAAATAATAAAACAACTCCTTTTGCTGCCGCTGATTATCTTTTAAAATTGAAGTAG
- a CDS encoding phosphatase PAP2 family protein: MLDQLVEIDKELFIYLNSLGTETWDSFWMFYTTKFNWIPFYAILVYLMYRKLNTKMFILTLVVVALMITFTDQVSNLFKNVFVRRPRPCHNDEVFSVMRLVKSYCGGKFGYFSGHASNSMAVAIFTGFMLKEKYKYLIYFMIIWAAAMGYSRIYIGVHYPLDVLSGALFGALSGYIFYRLDKYIQSKFQLK, encoded by the coding sequence ATGTTAGACCAATTAGTAGAGATAGATAAAGAATTATTCATTTATTTAAATAGTTTAGGTACAGAAACCTGGGACAGTTTCTGGATGTTTTACACTACAAAATTTAATTGGATTCCTTTTTATGCAATTCTTGTGTACTTAATGTATAGAAAGTTAAATACTAAAATGTTTATTTTAACATTAGTAGTAGTTGCACTAATGATTACGTTCACAGATCAGGTTTCTAATTTGTTTAAAAACGTTTTTGTAAGGCGTCCAAGACCTTGCCATAACGATGAAGTTTTTAGCGTTATGCGATTAGTAAAATCTTATTGTGGCGGAAAATTTGGTTACTTCTCGGGTCATGCATCAAACTCTATGGCAGTTGCTATTTTTACGGGATTTATGCTAAAAGAAAAATATAAATATTTAATCTATTTTATGATTATTTGGGCTGCAGCTATGGGTTACAGTAGAATTTATATTGGAGTGCATTATCCTTTAGATGTGCTTTCGGGAGCATTGTTTGGTGCGCTTTCAGGTTATATATTTTATAGGTTGGATAAGTACATACAAAGTAAATTTCAATTAAAATAG
- a CDS encoding MATE family efflux transporter, giving the protein MQLRDYTKEFKYNWQLASPVILGMLGHTFVSFVDNIMVGQLGTAELAAVSLGNSFMFIAMSLGIGFSTAITPLIAEADSEGNFVKGKSSFKNGLFLCTVLGVLLFLMVFFAKPLMYFMKQPVEVVELAIPYLDLVAVSLIPLIIFQGFKQFSDGLSMTRYPMYATIVANIINIILNYLLIFGKFGFPELGIVGAAYGTLISRIVMVGYLWILLRGKEKSKAFVTHIKFFVLDKLMIKKIINLGAPSAMQMFFEVAIFTAAIWLSGLLGKNPQAANQIALNLSSMTFMVAMGLSVASMIRVGNQKGLKAYSELRRIAFSLFLMGILFAVAFAILFFLFHNQLPKIYVDYDDVKNILDNTEVVSIASKLLIAAAIFQISDSIQVLVLGALRGLQDVKIPTIITFISYWLVGFPISWFLGKESAYGSFGIWLGLLAGLTTAAILLYIRFNYLTKKLILSNNK; this is encoded by the coding sequence ATGCAATTAAGGGATTACACAAAAGAATTTAAATATAATTGGCAATTAGCTTCACCTGTAATATTGGGTATGTTAGGGCATACTTTTGTGAGTTTTGTAGATAATATTATGGTGGGGCAACTGGGAACTGCAGAATTAGCTGCTGTTTCTTTAGGCAATAGCTTTATGTTTATCGCCATGTCTTTAGGTATTGGTTTTTCAACAGCTATTACACCTCTTATTGCCGAAGCAGATTCTGAGGGGAATTTTGTTAAGGGAAAATCATCTTTTAAAAATGGTTTGTTTTTATGTACAGTTTTAGGCGTTCTACTTTTTTTAATGGTATTTTTCGCAAAACCATTAATGTATTTTATGAAACAACCAGTTGAGGTTGTAGAATTAGCAATTCCGTATTTAGATTTGGTTGCAGTTTCTTTAATTCCACTAATTATTTTTCAAGGGTTTAAACAATTTAGCGATGGACTATCTATGACTAGATACCCTATGTACGCTACTATTGTGGCCAATATTATTAATATTATACTTAATTATCTGTTGATTTTTGGAAAGTTTGGTTTTCCTGAATTGGGAATTGTAGGTGCTGCTTACGGAACTTTAATTTCTAGAATTGTCATGGTCGGTTATTTATGGATCTTACTTAGAGGTAAAGAAAAATCAAAAGCTTTTGTAACCCATATTAAATTTTTTGTATTAGATAAATTAATGATTAAAAAAATCATCAATTTAGGTGCACCAAGCGCTATGCAAATGTTTTTTGAAGTTGCCATATTTACAGCAGCTATTTGGTTAAGTGGCTTATTGGGTAAAAATCCGCAAGCAGCAAATCAAATTGCGTTAAATTTATCGTCTATGACATTTATGGTCGCTATGGGTTTAAGTGTTGCATCTATGATTAGAGTTGGTAACCAAAAAGGATTGAAGGCTTACTCTGAGTTACGCCGAATAGCTTTTTCTTTATTTTTAATGGGAATTTTGTTTGCTGTTGCATTTGCTATTCTGTTCTTCTTATTTCATAATCAATTACCAAAAATTTATGTAGATTATGATGATGTTAAAAACATACTAGATAATACTGAAGTAGTAAGTATTGCATCTAAACTATTAATTGCTGCTGCAATTTTTCAAATTAGTGATAGCATTCAAGTGTTAGTTTTAGGTGCGCTTAGAGGATTGCAAGATGTTAAAATACCTACTATTATCACTTTTATTTCATATTGGTTAGTAGGTTTTCCAATTAGCTGGTTTTTAGGAAAAGAAAGTGCATATGGTAGCTTCGGCATTTGGTTAGGTTTGTTAGCAGGATTAACCACAGCTGCTATTTTATTGTATATTCGATTTAATTATCTAACTAAAAAGTTAATTTTGTCAAATAATAAATAA